In Paractinoplanes brasiliensis, the following proteins share a genomic window:
- a CDS encoding RNA polymerase sigma factor — protein sequence MPAAEPPADFDAVYAAQYANLTVQLYAYFGDRQEAQDVVQEAFCRALRRWSKVSRYDDPVAWVRRVAWNLAVSRWRRSRTALSFVRRQRLQEPQVEGPSTDRVDLVAALATLPAAQRRAVVLHYLGDMSVSEIAERENVADGTVKSWLHRGRTALAGQLEDRHV from the coding sequence ATGCCCGCCGCCGAACCGCCAGCGGACTTCGACGCGGTGTACGCCGCGCAGTACGCCAACCTCACCGTGCAGCTGTACGCGTACTTCGGCGACCGGCAGGAAGCACAGGACGTCGTGCAGGAGGCGTTCTGCCGGGCGCTGCGCCGCTGGTCGAAGGTGTCCCGTTACGACGATCCGGTGGCCTGGGTGCGCCGGGTCGCGTGGAACCTGGCCGTCAGCCGCTGGCGCCGTTCCCGCACCGCGCTGTCGTTCGTGCGCCGGCAACGCCTGCAGGAGCCGCAGGTCGAGGGCCCGAGCACCGACCGCGTCGACCTGGTGGCCGCGCTCGCCACCCTGCCCGCGGCCCAGCGGCGCGCGGTGGTCCTGCACTACCTGGGCGACATGAGCGTGTCCGAGATCGCCGAACGGGAGAACGTCGCCGACGGCACCGTCAAGTCGTGGTTGCACCGCGGCCGCACGGCCCTGGCCGGCCAGCTGGAGGACCGTCATGTCTGA
- a CDS encoding serine/threonine-protein kinase, whose protein sequence is MGGAAETDIRPFDGGVLAMSGWQLSGYTPVRPLGAGASGSVVLATHDETGTAVAIKYLAHGLGDDTAFRADFRREARLLGEIDDPNISRLYEYVESAGGAAIVMELVNGVSLRQMLREHGPTTPEAALCVLKGSLAGLAAAHAHGVVHRDYKPENVLVTGEGRSKLADFGIATPVGQGTGTVVTGTPRYMAPEQWTGVPATPACDIYAATATFFECLTGKPPYDGPNLFALYEQHVNAPIPTEPAPAPVHELLRHGMAKQPADRPPHAVAFLDQLEQVAGTAYGPDWEDRGLRELARRAALLAALWPFPEGSDGSVSVATTSVGFMRSRKGLALTGGALVAALLVGGAAYRYAAAASPATAEARANSVFGPGSTTAAPLVLPSGTVTPTPAPTATATPALTATPTAALPGTSAATTGPPPDPGAPAPPPAPTPAATTPSPPASASPSTRPDTAAPAVGRVSASRTTIEGEKCQYGFRTSTISATVTDDRSGPSALRVSFSYSLGGSTSTGAMSSAGGNVFSGTLGPLPMPRTATRIPVSVTAVDAAGNSAQSASSAFVSLTNFCSPG, encoded by the coding sequence ATGGGCGGCGCGGCGGAGACCGACATCCGTCCCTTCGATGGTGGAGTGCTCGCGATGAGCGGCTGGCAGCTGTCCGGCTACACGCCTGTTCGTCCGCTCGGCGCCGGTGCGTCGGGCAGCGTCGTGCTCGCCACCCACGACGAGACCGGCACCGCCGTCGCGATCAAATACCTGGCCCACGGGCTCGGTGACGACACCGCCTTCCGGGCCGACTTCCGCCGCGAGGCCCGGCTGCTCGGCGAGATCGACGACCCCAACATCTCGCGGCTGTACGAGTACGTCGAGTCGGCCGGCGGCGCGGCGATCGTGATGGAGCTGGTCAACGGCGTGTCGCTGCGGCAGATGCTGCGCGAGCACGGCCCCACCACCCCCGAAGCGGCGCTCTGCGTGCTCAAGGGCTCCCTCGCCGGGCTGGCCGCCGCGCACGCCCACGGCGTGGTGCACCGCGACTACAAACCCGAGAACGTGCTGGTCACGGGGGAGGGGCGCAGCAAGCTGGCCGACTTCGGCATCGCCACGCCGGTCGGCCAGGGCACCGGGACAGTTGTCACCGGCACGCCCCGCTACATGGCGCCCGAGCAGTGGACCGGGGTGCCGGCGACCCCGGCCTGCGACATCTACGCGGCCACGGCCACCTTCTTCGAGTGCCTCACGGGAAAACCCCCGTACGACGGTCCGAACCTGTTCGCGCTCTACGAGCAGCACGTCAACGCGCCCATCCCGACCGAGCCCGCGCCGGCGCCGGTGCATGAGCTGCTGCGGCACGGCATGGCCAAACAACCCGCCGACCGGCCGCCGCACGCCGTGGCCTTCCTCGACCAGCTCGAGCAGGTCGCCGGGACGGCGTACGGGCCGGACTGGGAGGACCGCGGGCTGCGCGAGCTGGCGCGCCGGGCCGCCCTGCTGGCCGCCTTGTGGCCGTTCCCGGAGGGCTCCGACGGCTCGGTCAGCGTCGCCACCACGTCGGTCGGCTTCATGCGGAGCCGCAAGGGGCTCGCGCTGACCGGCGGGGCCCTCGTCGCCGCCCTGCTCGTCGGCGGGGCGGCTTATCGGTACGCGGCGGCCGCGTCACCGGCCACCGCCGAAGCCCGGGCCAACTCTGTCTTCGGGCCGGGGTCCACAACCGCTGCGCCCTTGGTGTTGCCCAGCGGCACGGTGACCCCCACCCCGGCGCCCACCGCCACCGCGACCCCTGCCCTGACCGCGACTCCGACGGCCGCTCTGCCCGGGACCAGCGCCGCCACGACCGGCCCGCCGCCGGACCCTGGGGCGCCTGCGCCCCCACCCGCCCCCACCCCGGCGGCCACCACGCCGAGCCCGCCGGCCAGCGCCTCCCCGTCGACCAGGCCCGACACTGCCGCCCCCGCCGTCGGTCGGGTCAGCGCCAGCCGGACGACGATCGAGGGCGAGAAGTGCCAGTACGGCTTCCGCACCAGCACCATCTCGGCCACCGTCACGGACGACCGCAGCGGCCCGTCGGCTCTGCGGGTCAGCTTCAGCTACTCCCTCGGCGGCTCCACCTCCACCGGGGCCATGAGCTCGGCCGGAGGCAACGTCTTCTCGGGGACGCTGGGGCCGCTGCCGATGCCGCGGACGGCAACCCGCATCCCCGTCTCGGTCACGGCCGTCGACGCCGCGGGCAACTCGGCCCAGTCGGCGTCGTCGGCCTTCGTCAGCCTCACCAACTTCTGCAGCCCCGGATAG
- a CDS encoding PadR family transcriptional regulator: MTIRHALLALLSEGPKYGLQLRQEFEARTGEVWPLNVGQVYTTLQRLERDGLVEVEGSGGASPQTVYAITASGSGELSEWLRTPPDVVPPPRDELVIKVLVAMRVPGVDLPALLQVHRRQLVQAMQEYTRLKGEVAEDEVELALIVDAELFRIEAIVRWLDAADSRLSRLPARASGEQAAGEQPVSRPRIGRRIAGVRR, encoded by the coding sequence ATGACGATACGGCACGCCCTGTTGGCCCTGCTCAGCGAGGGCCCGAAGTACGGCCTCCAGCTCCGGCAGGAGTTCGAAGCTCGAACGGGGGAGGTGTGGCCGCTCAACGTCGGGCAGGTCTACACCACGCTGCAGCGCCTGGAGCGCGACGGGCTCGTCGAGGTGGAGGGCTCCGGCGGCGCGAGCCCGCAGACCGTGTACGCGATCACGGCGTCCGGCTCCGGCGAGCTGAGCGAGTGGCTGCGAACACCGCCCGACGTGGTTCCGCCGCCCCGCGACGAGCTTGTCATCAAGGTTCTGGTGGCGATGCGGGTGCCCGGCGTCGATCTGCCCGCGCTGCTTCAGGTGCACCGGCGGCAGCTGGTTCAGGCCATGCAGGAGTACACCCGCCTCAAGGGCGAGGTCGCCGAGGACGAGGTGGAGCTGGCCCTCATCGTTGACGCGGAGCTGTTCCGGATCGAGGCGATCGTCCGGTGGCTCGACGCGGCGGACTCCCGGCTCAGCCGCCTGCCGGCACGCGCCTCCGGTGAACAAGCCGCGGGCGAGCAACCGGTTTCCCGGCCGCGCATCGGCCGCCGGATCGCGGGAGTCCGGCGATGA
- a CDS encoding glycosyl hydrolase, with protein sequence MPSRRRLVSSLAAVALAAGSGVLAVTLISTAEAATVGAGSYTETLPAGAKLPTGCGAMSTNPRQYVTSNAPAGAVPTNDWWSSLLFKKGDDCNFSQPLFAGPASYRPVAGGLGLSYQTDPAISGSPTGLGEYHYPYAQHIVVGVAGLNAPRALVDGWSDWTVTPSWSDGARTLKATIGHGLPLSYYRVTGGDAQLSITGPPTVWQNSGGRIGFSIGGHDYVAYGPSGSAWTQSGNTLRSTLNGQGYFSVAVLPTLSSASAADKTALADQFGQYAHNHVTGTRMAYNYNQANGTVTTTYSFTTQNLAGGSGGTVIALYPHQWRHLTGSTPLSRTYVSPRGAMKVVTGTQFQTSMRYSGVLPELPAVGDSSGADLSQITTLLTNELGNPADFRGNDTYWTGKGLGRAARIAEIADQLNLTSVRDSALNVIRTRLTDWFTASAGKNERVFYYDRNWGTLIGYPASYASDEDLNDHHFHYGYFIAAAATLAKFDPSWASTSRYGGMVDLLIRDANNYDRNDTRFPYLRDFDIYAGHDWASGHGAFGAGNNQESSSEGQNFANALIQWGQATGNNAIRDAGIWIHTTQSAAINEYWFDVRNENFPASWGHNYSAIVWGSGGAYATWFSGEHEMIVGINMLPITGGQLYLGEYPAAVRNTYAEMVRNKGGEPTVWRDMLWQYLALGDPDAAMSKWRAAGNYTPEEGESKAHTFHWIRNLQALGQVDATVSANHPLAKVFSKNGAKTYVASNITNNALTVTFTDGRTLSAPAGKTVASGAVNWTGGNATGGGTTTQPPTTPPTTRPTTAPPTTAPPTTAPPTTLPPTTLPPTTAPAGTAWAPNTPYAIGAVVTYDGVRYRCIQAHTSLVGWEPPIVPALWSRI encoded by the coding sequence ATGCCATCCCGCCGAAGACTCGTCTCCTCGCTGGCCGCGGTCGCGCTCGCGGCCGGATCAGGAGTGCTCGCCGTGACCCTGATCAGCACCGCCGAAGCCGCCACCGTCGGCGCCGGCAGCTACACCGAGACCCTCCCGGCCGGCGCCAAGCTCCCCACCGGCTGCGGCGCCATGTCGACCAACCCCCGTCAGTACGTCACCTCGAACGCCCCCGCCGGCGCGGTGCCGACCAACGACTGGTGGTCGTCGCTGCTGTTCAAGAAGGGCGACGACTGCAACTTCTCGCAGCCGCTGTTCGCGGGCCCGGCGTCCTATCGCCCCGTCGCGGGCGGGCTCGGCCTGTCGTACCAGACCGACCCGGCCATCAGCGGCAGCCCCACCGGCCTGGGCGAATACCACTACCCGTACGCGCAGCACATCGTGGTCGGCGTGGCCGGGCTCAACGCTCCCCGGGCGCTCGTCGACGGCTGGAGCGACTGGACCGTCACGCCGTCGTGGAGTGACGGCGCGCGCACGCTGAAGGCCACCATCGGGCACGGCCTGCCGCTGTCGTACTACCGCGTCACCGGCGGCGACGCCCAGCTCAGCATCACCGGGCCGCCCACGGTCTGGCAGAACTCGGGCGGCCGGATCGGCTTCTCGATCGGCGGGCACGATTACGTCGCGTACGGGCCCTCGGGGTCGGCCTGGACCCAGTCGGGCAACACCCTGCGCTCCACGCTGAACGGCCAGGGCTACTTCTCGGTCGCAGTGCTTCCGACGCTGTCGAGCGCGAGCGCGGCCGACAAGACCGCGCTGGCCGACCAGTTCGGGCAGTACGCGCACAACCACGTCACCGGCACCCGCATGGCCTACAACTACAACCAGGCCAACGGCACGGTCACCACGACGTACAGCTTCACCACGCAGAACTTGGCGGGCGGCTCCGGCGGCACGGTCATCGCGCTCTACCCGCACCAGTGGCGCCACCTGACCGGATCAACCCCGCTTTCCCGTACGTACGTGTCGCCGCGCGGCGCCATGAAGGTCGTCACCGGGACGCAGTTCCAGACGTCGATGCGCTACTCGGGTGTGCTGCCCGAGTTGCCCGCCGTCGGCGACTCCAGCGGCGCTGACCTGAGCCAGATCACCACGCTGCTCACCAACGAGCTCGGCAACCCGGCCGACTTCCGCGGCAACGACACGTACTGGACCGGCAAGGGCCTGGGCCGCGCGGCTCGCATCGCCGAGATCGCCGACCAGCTGAACCTGACGTCCGTACGGGATTCCGCCCTCAACGTCATCCGCACGCGCCTGACCGACTGGTTCACCGCGTCGGCGGGCAAGAACGAGCGGGTCTTCTACTACGACAGGAACTGGGGAACGCTGATCGGCTACCCCGCCTCGTACGCCTCCGACGAGGACCTCAACGACCACCACTTCCACTACGGCTACTTCATCGCGGCGGCCGCCACGCTGGCCAAGTTCGACCCGTCGTGGGCCTCCACCTCCCGGTACGGGGGCATGGTCGACCTGCTGATCCGCGACGCCAACAACTACGACCGCAACGACACCCGCTTCCCGTACCTGCGTGACTTCGACATCTACGCGGGCCACGACTGGGCGTCCGGGCACGGGGCGTTCGGCGCCGGCAACAACCAGGAGTCGTCCTCGGAGGGGCAGAACTTCGCCAACGCGCTGATCCAGTGGGGGCAGGCCACCGGCAACAACGCGATCCGTGACGCCGGCATCTGGATCCACACCACCCAGTCCGCGGCGATCAACGAGTACTGGTTCGACGTCCGCAACGAGAACTTCCCGGCGAGCTGGGGCCACAACTACTCGGCCATCGTGTGGGGTTCCGGCGGCGCGTACGCCACCTGGTTCTCCGGCGAGCACGAGATGATCGTCGGCATCAACATGCTGCCGATCACGGGCGGACAGCTGTACCTGGGCGAATACCCGGCCGCGGTGCGCAACACGTACGCGGAGATGGTCCGCAACAAGGGCGGCGAGCCGACCGTGTGGCGGGACATGCTCTGGCAGTACCTGGCCCTGGGCGACCCCGACGCGGCGATGAGCAAGTGGCGCGCGGCCGGCAACTACACGCCGGAGGAGGGCGAGAGCAAGGCCCACACGTTCCACTGGATCCGCAACCTGCAGGCGCTGGGCCAGGTGGACGCTACCGTCTCGGCCAACCACCCCCTCGCGAAGGTGTTCAGCAAGAACGGCGCCAAGACGTACGTGGCCTCCAACATCACCAACAACGCGCTGACCGTGACGTTCACCGACGGGCGCACGCTCTCGGCGCCGGCCGGCAAGACCGTCGCGAGCGGCGCCGTCAACTGGACGGGCGGCAACGCCACCGGCGGCGGCACCACCACCCAGCCGCCGACCACCCCGCCCACGACGCGCCCGACCACCGCTCCTCCGACCACTGCTCCTCCGACCACCGCGCCCCCGACCACCCTGCCCCCGACCACCCTGCCCCCGACAACCGCGCCCGCGGGCACGGCGTGGGCCCCCAACACCCCGTACGCGATCGGCGCCGTTGTCACGTACGACGGCGTCCGCTACCGCTGCATCCAGGCCCACACCTCGCTGGTGGGCTGGGAGCCGCCGATCGTCCCGGCCCTCTGGTCGCGGATCTGA
- a CDS encoding FtsX-like permease family protein, translating into MSRDGGLPARRAVVRWAWRMFRREWRQQVMVLTLLAVAVAVAAVAVSAGYHVTPPGAWVEAAAAVFGVYAVAMLLVCLIASAGFAVLAHRRLRQLGLLAAVGASPRHLRLVLLAHGAAVGVTASMTGAVAGTLMWIAVTPRFETVVGRRVDRLDLPWWQIAAVVLLAVLTATAAAWRPARAAARVPITRALSARPPRPKRARRSAVAAAVLVTLGVVSLRIALAHRSSPAAGDDLRITEAALIVAGTLAIGLALLFVAPSAVRVLAAAGARLPVAPRLAWRDLGRHQARSSAALAAISLALAVPAAIVIVANVLEHGAAGDNRGGLAALRAIATAGGAVLALAILAMTVGLIRAEAAGDLRVLTATGATGGIRRSLTSATAGGLALLGAVLGIGTAYTLILAGSSRSQLTELARVPVVDLLVIAVGVPLLAAALGWLLAGREPRSLTRPLME; encoded by the coding sequence GTGAGCCGGGACGGGGGACTGCCGGCCCGGCGCGCGGTTGTCCGCTGGGCCTGGCGGATGTTCCGCCGGGAGTGGCGCCAGCAGGTCATGGTGCTGACTCTGCTGGCCGTTGCCGTCGCCGTGGCCGCCGTGGCGGTGTCGGCCGGCTACCACGTGACCCCGCCGGGCGCGTGGGTGGAAGCGGCTGCCGCGGTGTTCGGCGTCTACGCGGTCGCCATGCTGCTCGTCTGCCTGATCGCGTCCGCCGGGTTCGCCGTCCTCGCGCACCGGCGGCTGCGGCAACTGGGCCTGCTCGCCGCGGTCGGGGCGAGCCCCCGGCACCTTCGCCTCGTGCTGCTGGCCCACGGCGCCGCGGTCGGTGTCACCGCCTCGATGACCGGCGCGGTCGCGGGCACCCTGATGTGGATCGCCGTGACACCACGGTTCGAGACGGTGGTGGGGCGCCGCGTCGACCGGCTGGACCTGCCGTGGTGGCAGATCGCCGCCGTCGTGCTGCTGGCCGTCCTGACGGCGACAGCGGCGGCGTGGCGACCGGCCCGCGCCGCCGCCCGGGTGCCGATCACCCGGGCCCTGTCCGCGCGCCCGCCACGACCCAAGCGGGCGCGCCGGTCGGCCGTGGCGGCTGCCGTGCTCGTCACGCTGGGCGTTGTGTCGCTCAGGATCGCTCTCGCACACCGCAGCAGCCCGGCCGCGGGCGACGATCTGCGGATCACCGAGGCGGCGCTGATCGTCGCGGGCACCCTGGCGATCGGGCTGGCGTTGCTGTTCGTCGCCCCCTCGGCGGTGCGGGTGCTCGCCGCCGCCGGCGCCCGGCTTCCCGTCGCGCCCCGGCTGGCCTGGCGCGACCTCGGCCGCCACCAGGCCCGGTCGAGCGCCGCGCTGGCCGCCATCAGCCTGGCGCTCGCCGTCCCGGCCGCCATCGTGATCGTGGCGAACGTCCTCGAACACGGCGCCGCCGGGGACAACCGCGGTGGGCTGGCGGCGTTACGGGCGATCGCGACGGCGGGCGGAGCCGTTCTCGCCCTCGCCATCCTGGCCATGACCGTCGGGCTGATCCGGGCCGAGGCGGCGGGCGACCTGCGCGTGCTCACCGCCACCGGCGCGACGGGCGGCATCCGGCGCAGCCTCACCTCGGCCACGGCCGGCGGGCTGGCGCTGCTCGGCGCGGTCCTGGGCATCGGCACGGCGTACACGCTCATCCTGGCGGGCTCGTCCCGCAGTCAGCTCACCGAGCTGGCGCGAGTGCCGGTGGTCGACCTGCTCGTGATCGCCGTCGGTGTGCCGCTGCTCGCCGCCGCTCTCGGCTGGCTGCTCGCCGGGCGGGAGCCGAGATCCCTGACGCGGCCGCTGATGGAATGA
- a CDS encoding ABC transporter ATP-binding protein produces the protein MSAAVELRGVSKVYGSGPTEVHALREVDLTVRTGELVAVMGPSGSGKSTLLTIAGTLEEPTAGDVVIAGQEVARRSRNDRARLRRQTIGYVFQNYNLLAGLTAVENVALPLELDGVRVKAARAAAMDVLDRLGLAERATRYPDELSGGESQRVAIARAVVGDRQVLLADEPTGALDSLSGEAVMRMLRQAGHDGVATVMVTHDAQMASWADRVVFLRDGRAVDQTAPGPGPESLLTPGANA, from the coding sequence ATGAGCGCGGCGGTCGAGCTGCGCGGAGTGTCGAAGGTCTACGGATCGGGCCCCACCGAGGTGCACGCCCTGCGCGAGGTCGACCTGACCGTCCGCACGGGCGAACTGGTGGCCGTGATGGGCCCGAGCGGCTCCGGCAAGAGCACGCTGCTCACGATCGCCGGCACGCTGGAGGAGCCGACCGCCGGCGACGTCGTCATCGCCGGTCAGGAGGTGGCGCGCCGGTCCCGCAACGACCGGGCGCGGCTGCGACGCCAGACGATCGGGTACGTGTTCCAGAACTACAACCTCCTCGCCGGGCTGACGGCCGTCGAGAACGTGGCGCTTCCGCTGGAGCTGGACGGCGTGCGGGTCAAGGCCGCCCGGGCCGCCGCGATGGACGTGCTCGACCGGCTCGGGCTGGCCGAGCGGGCCACCCGTTACCCCGACGAGTTGTCCGGCGGCGAGAGCCAGCGGGTGGCGATCGCGCGGGCCGTCGTCGGTGATCGGCAGGTGCTGCTTGCCGACGAGCCCACCGGCGCCCTCGATTCGCTCAGCGGTGAGGCGGTGATGCGGATGCTGCGCCAGGCCGGTCACGACGGGGTGGCCACCGTGATGGTCACCCACGACGCCCAGATGGCTTCCTGGGCGGACCGCGTGGTGTTCCTGCGCGACGGCCGCGCGGTTGATCAGACAGCGCCCGGCCCCGGCCCGGAGTCCCTGCTCACGCCGGGAGCGAACGCGTGA